The genomic interval GAAGGGTAGGGTTCTCACCCCGTTCAATATCATTTCCGGCGCCATAATTTTTACCGGCATCCTTTTGGTTATTTACCGGCTCGCGATGGGGCTGGGCTCGGTAGTGAATGAAGTCCCTGAATACCCTTGGGGAATCTGGATCGGGTTCATCGTGATGGTCGGGGTTGCCTTCGCCGGAGGGGCGTATGTAAGCGCCTTTGTCGTTTACGTGCTGGGAGGCGAAAAGTATCACGCCATAGTCAGGCTGGCTGTCCTGAATGGGTTTCTGGCGTATATGTTCTACGCCGGGGCAATTCTGCTCGATTGCGGACGCTGGTGGCAAATCTACAATCCGATCATCGGCAACAAGTTCGGCGTCAATTCCGTCCTGTTTCTGATCGCCTGGCATTTCCTGCTCTACATGATCGCGCAGTTCTTCGAGCTGGCCCCGGCTTTCGCTGAATGGCTGGGCTTGAGGAAGATGCGCAAGTTCTTCATGTCGGTAAGCCTCGGCGCAGTCATCTTCGGGGTTACGCTCTCCACGCTGCATCAGTCGGGTCTGGGCGCGCTGTTCCTGATGGCCAAATGGAAGGTACATCCCTTGTGGTACAATGAGTTCATCCCCCTGCTGTTTTTTGTCTCGAGTATTTACGCCGGGCTTTCCGTAGTCATCTTCATCGGCAATTTGAGCTTCCGCGTCTTCGGCAAGGATCGGGTTGACGAGGAGTATCGCGAATCGTGGAAAAATATCGAGATCGACTTGGGCAAGGCCTGCGCGGTCGGCATGTTCGTTTACTTTTTCCTGCAGGTGATTCTGCTGGTTCACGGCCAGCACTGGAATCTTCTGAATACCGGAATGGGCTACTGGTATCTGACGGAAATGTTCGGCTTCCTGCTTCTCCCGATTGCCCTGTTCACCTGGGGCGTAAAAAAG from Syntrophobacterales bacterium carries:
- the nrfD gene encoding polysulfide reductase NrfD; protein product: MNSLATNRETKSFKELLTFLKGELKPKGRVLTPFNIISGAIIFTGILLVIYRLAMGLGSVVNEVPEYPWGIWIGFIVMVGVAFAGGAYVSAFVVYVLGGEKYHAIVRLAVLNGFLAYMFYAGAILLDCGRWWQIYNPIIGNKFGVNSVLFLIAWHFLLYMIAQFFELAPAFAEWLGLRKMRKFFMSVSLGAVIFGVTLSTLHQSGLGALFLMAKWKVHPLWYNEFIPLLFFVSSIYAGLSVVIFIGNLSFRVFGKDRVDEEYRESWKNIEIDLGKACAVGMFVYFFLQVILLVHGQHWNLLNTGMGYWYLTEMFGFLLLPIALFTWGVKKANRTPIRVAAYITMAGVIFNRIDYSILAFKWYLPFSERYIPTWMEVTITASIVLLMVWVFRWLVNRLPILKHSPQWAVEQDREMEAEANAPALAPGLGVTMADGGVLLEKDKNTKRS